Proteins found in one Canis aureus isolate CA01 chromosome 19, VMU_Caureus_v.1.0, whole genome shotgun sequence genomic segment:
- the PEX11G gene encoding peroxisomal membrane protein 11C isoform X3, protein MFIYTKQYGLGPEEEDSFVRCVSVLGNVADQLYYPCEHIAWAADANILCVDSARWWTLSTAFWGLSLLLGIARSLWLVLTLRRRLRSPVVAFTSRLPRSKRRAMEAQVRSEVLAVLSNLADLANAVHWLPRGVLWAGRFPPWLVGLLGTVSSLLSVYQAVQAGGGEAAATP, encoded by the exons GAGGAAGACAGCTTTGTCCGCTGCGTCTCCGTCCTGGGCAACGTGGCCGACCAGCTCTACTACCCCTGTGAGCACATTGCCTGGGCTGCTGATGCCAACATCCTCTGCGTGGACTCCGCCCGGTGGTGGACGCTGAGCACAGCCTTCTGGGGCCTGTCCCTGCTGCTGGGCATTGCCAG GTCCCTGTGGCTGGTCCTGACGCTGAGACGGAGGCTGAGGAGCCCCGTGGTGGCCTTCACCAG CCGGCTGCCCCGAAGCAAGCggagggccatggaggcccaggtCCGGTCAGAGGTGCTGGCTGTCCTGAGCAACCTGGCCGATCTGGCCAACGCCGTGCACTGGCTGCCTCGGGGCGTCCTGTGGGCCGGCCGCTTCCCCCCGTGGCTCGTGGGCCTCCTGGGCACCGTGTCCTCCCTCCTCAGCGTGTACCAGGCGGTCCAGGCCGGCGGCGGGGAGGCCGCCGCCACCCCCTGA